The DNA window AGCTTTAAACAGGTCATGAACCTGCATCCATTAGAAAatagttaggaataaaaaaaacataaagaaaataagtaaaagattcgaattaaaatataaaatctgaaaaattaaacatagaaaaaatactACAATCTATCACATCAAAAGCTTTAGTGCTTAAAATGCGATTCTAAAATATCCAACAATTAATTCAACAACACGGTGATTacactaaaaaatttatatgtcaaattacctataaaaattttaacttgatttaatGACCAAATTTCTCAacgtagttttaaaaaattaataagtctCAATTATTCTAGATATTTTATTATGCATAAACCTGTCtcattaattcataaaaatatttactatatcattcacatagtttttttatgtcaaattctcatataataatatcatatcATTATCCAGATGCGTAGAACCACGCATATCTATAAACTTAACTACATCAACACGAAGATTGGAgatagaaaaacattaaattagaaaaacaaaagatataaaaaaagctacatttaagcaaataaaaataccataaagTGAGAATATCATGTCTGTATCTAAgcaattgaattatataatttgaaaccaatttttttaaaatctaaatttaaaaaataaaaataaataaaaaaatccgagataatctaaattatttttaaaattagtgaaaattCTAATAGAAGACGAGTAAAAACATAAATGGAACCCAACCTCAATAtttcaaatagaaaataattcaatttttaaattattaaatagtaattaaaaacactcatttttttaatactattaaataaaaaataattcaagaaaaaacataactattgaaaattaaacttcataattaattttgatttactttttatggagttataattgttttaaaaaatattatggtaTTGAGTTGTTGCTTGGTTTTTCATGCGTCGATTTTTatcatgtattaaaataaaaataatactaaaaaacaaagttattaaacttaatgaAGTTTATGACCCATGTTGAGTGTTTGACATGTTAATGTAAATTCACCCGGGTTAATCtaatatgttataattttattttttatttttttaaaaaaaagttatcttgaaaatgtttttaaagtCAAGCCACCTTTTTACCGGCCattcaagttttatttaatttgttaagttGATCAAATTATATTAGAGTAATTATTATGCAATTTAGATTGAAATTTGAGCAAGATAAATAGAACAGGTTGGAGATTTCAGGTTGGATTTgcttagttaaaaaaacattccCTTGATTTGGgcattaattttttacatgtagAAAAAATTTAGTCCCACTGTAGCTTAAAGTGGGAAATTATATAGGAGGAGGCACTGTTAGATTTTCGGTAGCTACATAAAATTTATGGATTCGTTGGGTGAGGCCCGGGCCTggtttaaaaattgttgttttttttttcttcagtagAAAAGAATTCGTGTATGTTTCTGATTCCCAAAAAGATAGGATTATGAAAGCACATCGCTTACAAAAGTGAACCTCAGCTTTTCAGTGTTGATGTTTCACTTTCGATTTCACGAAGTACACTGcagttcaattatattttaaaaaatctttggaagttttttttgttttaatttataaatttttaatatttttaaattaatatgataatattaaaaatatttttttaaaaataaaaaaatattactttaatatatttaaaaaatacacctTAAGAAACAATCTTTAAGCAATATAAAATTTCTCTCATAGACACTTTCCCCTCACAACACCACCACACCCAACCTCCTAAATTAAGGATAAATTTGTTAATTAGCacactgttttttaaaaaaataaattggcaagttaatataaaagcaaaaagTTTTGGTGAAATAACAATGTTTGGCTATGTTGTGCTTTAAAATAGTAACATTTAATAAATGTCATGTTTTTGAAGCCGACATagttaaattgtgttatttatAGCTTAACCAATCAATTGGTTTGTAATGGTCAGTGAAACCAATTGATCgctttgaaaataataagaaaaatctcaaaattaccAGAACTAAGTGGTTTCAGCGAGATTTTTGATTTCTAaaaacttgatgatttgtgtaGCGACATAGTGTTTATTATAGAGAAAATAATCTCTAGAAACTCTTGGAAAAGTATGAGTGTGATTTAATggttggatcaaaagttatgataTTTTTGAGTTGTTATTCTGATATAACATGACCAGACCTTCTACTGGGCCCGAATTTATCCCGCTAGTCCATAAATATATCAGCTAGACCATCCACGTAATCTATTTGGGATAGAGCACAATTTGATTATGTCGCGCttcaaaaatacaatatttactTATAAAGCATGACAACTATCTTGTtgtgtataaaaataatgaaatttagtAATTATCACATTTATAAAGcgtaacataatttttttaaagtcaaatcatatttttacgagtcgttcaagttttatttaacTTGTCAAGTTGATCAAGTTACGCTGGAgcaattattatataatttaatttgaaatttgagttaGACAAATAGCATAGGTTTGAGATTTTAGGTTTGATTTGCTGAgttgaatttaatgatactcTAAAAACAACTTCCCTTTATTAGTGTAAAGTGATAAATTCTATAGGAGGAGGCACTCTTAGATTATTGGTAGCTACATAAAATTTATGGATTTGTTGGGTGAGGCCCAGGCTGATTTAAATAGccgttgttttctttttctttttcttcacagAGAAAGAAGTCCCATCCGTTTCCAACtcctaaaaagaaaacacaacgCTTGTGAAAGTGGACCTCAAATTTTCGGTGTCAATATTTCACTTCCAGTTTTACAAAGTACACTGCAgttcaattatgtttttaaaaatctttgaaagtttttttttagttttaatttatatatttttaaattaatatgatgatattaaaaataaatttttaaaaataaaaaaatattactttaatatatttaaaaaatacaccttaaaaaacaaactttaagCAATATAAAATTTCTCTGGTAGAGATTTTACTCTCATAAACACCACCACACCTAACCTTTTAAATTCAGGATAAAttagtaaataaatttttaaaaatagcaaaTTAATATTGAAGTAAAAAGTCTTGGTGAAATTACATTGTTTATGTCGCTtgttaaattagttaaaatagggacatttaataaatgttgtgttttttaagTCCGACATAGTCaaattatactatatttaacTCAACCAGTTGATCGGTGTGTAATGGTCAATGAAACTAGTTGACTgctttcaaaataataagaaaaatctcaaaattaccAAAACAGGAAGGTCTcaaagagattttttatttctaaaaatttgACAGTTCTTGTAGCAACGTAGTGACTATTATAGAGAAAACAATCTTCAGGAACTCATAAAAATATGAGCGTGATCAAATGGTTTGATCAAcagttattgtatttttaaactgtTATTCTGATATAACATGACTAGACCTCTTCTTGGGTCCAAACTTGTCTTGTTGATTCATAAATATATCTGCTAGGCCATCTACATAATTGTTTTGAGGTAAATCACAATTTAATTATGTCGAGTTTCAGaaatacaatatttattaaatgtcACTATTATAAAACATGGCAATAATCATGCTAtgtttagaaataataatatttagtaaatattatgtttataaAGCCCGATATGATCATATTATGTtatatttcatgatttgttttttgatatggtgttattttgataattttttatgtttattgtgctttttttttttaaaaaaaaaaatccctaaattCATGCATATTCTAGCCTCCTTAATTTCATAACCTTCCAATATATGTTAGTACTTGCGCTGAATATCCAACATCATGGCCTTTGATTTGGAGTCTTTGTCAGAGGCAACATCAGGGGCAATTGGTGCTCTGGTTAGCACCACTGTATCGTACCCACTTGACACCTGCAAGACCAAATATCAAGCTGAGGTTAGAGCTCATCATCAACAAAAGTATAGGTATGTCCTTTCTCGTCTCGTCTTCTCATTTCTTGTATCAGATACCGTGAGTCTGcagttttgttggttttttgggGTGCTATGCGAATTTCTTGTCCAGCCCTAGGTATCAATTACCCGCataatcctttttattttttttatgcatagcTTTCAAGACTGTTTAGAACTCACAAGTCTCAGTGTTGTGCTAACTATCATATTTTAGGTTGTTATGCTCGCAAATTTCTTGTTTAGCTGTAAATTTGCAATTTTTGTTGATGAAATCCTTCATGTTACaggttgatatttattttattatagacATTTAACTAGCAGATTATTGAAGAGTTTCTGATCAATTGCTATGGGTAAAACAATTAAGAGGTTACCTGGATGACGTACCGTTCTGGGTAAGATCACTCATGAAAAATATGTTGCGGCGTTTGCAGGAACATATCTGATGTTTTCTGGGAGGCAATTGCTTCCAGGCAGGTTCTTTCATTGTATCAAGGCCTTGGGACGAAGAACTTGCAGTCTTTTATTTCACAATTTGTTTATTTCTATGGGTACAGCTTCTTTAAGCGGTTATATTTGGAGAAAAGTAGGAACAAAACCATTGGAACAAAGGCAAATTTGATagtggctgctgctgctggggCTTGCACTGTCATAGTGACACAGGTGAGTCATATCTTGATATCCATTTTTTCctgcttttataaaaaaaaatttgttatactatgattatttttttatatatatatttcttttatattgaatGGTATTTGAATTCTTGTGGTCGAGGGGTCCCGGCCAAAACGGTTCTATGCATGGAACAAATAAACATCTATGGTTAGGGACTGTATAAACCTTTCCTAGAATAAGTCCAATGTATAGTGTTTAACAACCTAATCTCTGGTTTTGCTGTACAGCCTCTGGACACAGCATCCTCTAAAATGCAAACAAGTGAATTTGGAAAATCCAGAGGACTTTGGAAAACCCTCTCGGAAGGCACTTGGAGTGAGGCATTTGATGGTCTTGGCATTTCTCTTCTTCTGACATCAAACCCATCAATCCAGGTACTTGACTCTGCTTTCGAGTATTGACTTATGTATCTGGCTTGCACATATAGTGTTTTTGGTCTCATCTTTAGATCATTGAGCTTATGCACAGAGGGCCTGGACTGTGGAATAGGCTAGGATTTTGGTTAGAGAGGTGAGGCAGGGGGGGAtgaaaatttttgattttaCCACCCGATCTTTTGATTTGTACCTTTGAGCTGTGAGATTTTTGAGGGGTGGACTGTTCTTTCTGGAGATTTTCCGAGAATGAATGTAGCTTTTACCCAGGATTTTGTTGTTTGGGCTTCTGCTTAAGCATTTTGGGTGAACACTAAGAGAGACTTAGAGTTTCAAGAATCAATAGCTCGAACTGAAAGGGGAATTCTATGTTTTACAGTACACAGTTTTTGATCAGTTGAAACGAAGACTACTGGAGCGGCAGCTCAGCAAAAGATCAAGCATAGATTCATCTCCAGAAGCACTCTCTGCCTTTTCTGCTTTTGTATTGGGTGCGGTTTCAAAGTGCATCGCGACGTGTGTCACATACCCAGCTATCAGGTATGCAGTCAACTCAGTCATCATTCCCTTGGCATTTCATGATAATACTCTATTATGTCTTTCATTTTGCCGTCAAAAGTTTTTAATGAACAAAATCACTAATTGATGTTCCATGAAAAATGAACGATGCAATGTATTTGAAACCCTTTTAATCAAGCCATTTTATAAATGCTGTTGAAATGACTGAAGATATGAACCCTGGGCAGATGTAAAGTGACGCTTCAGGCTGCGGAATCAGATGAAAGTGAGGTCGAGGAAGTTCAAGCAAAAACCAAGACAATTTCAGGTGCACTCTATTCTATTTGGAAAAATGAAGGTGCGGCAGGTTTCTTTAAAGGGTTGCTGGCCCAGAACCTGAAGACTGTGCTGAGCTCAGCATTGCTCTTGATGATAAAGGAGAAGATATCAAAGACTACATGGTTCCTGATGCTTGCACTTAAAAGGTATCTGTTTGTCACACGCAGCAGAATCAAGAGCACTTTATCGCGGTGATAATCATATGCATGGAAGTTGGATCCCTGTCAATAAGGGGCTCTGCTGGATATGCCCCCAACGGTATTAAATTTCTTAGACGTTGTAACTAGGTAGTAGACCTGGATGCCAGTTCATCTTTCCCGGGgaagaaattttaatttgctgcagaagtgtttatttttatccctCGATATCCTCCTCAAATTAAAGGATATAGAGCAAATAAAGTagaatttttaacatcattctTTGGATTGGCCACGTTATTAATCTCGCCATTTTAAGGTGGATGATTGAGGGAGATGGCTTTTCTGTGACGCAggattgaatttcttttatttatcattattatttatatataattgaaagaaTTTCATTACCAAGTctcacaaaacacaaaaaactgaGCCAAGTACAACAAAATTGAAGCTATATTAGTTATGCAGCAACGTCAGCCagattcaatatttaaaatgatgaaTTTACAGTGACGGCCAATTGATAAATGACCTCTTCACTGTCGACCTGAGCAAAAAGAATTGGGTGGCCAGGGAACTGCGGCTCAGTGCCTTGTACTGTGTTGGAGTCTGTGGCATCTGTATAGGGTTGATCCTTAAATGGGTCTGCTATTTCCTCAGCGAGGCACTCtgcattatcattttttttcaaattcaaggaTGTCCTAAAGTTGCTGATGCCTTGAAGAAGACCAATGAGAAGTCTGTGTTAAGAAAACAGATCTGGAATAAACTCCAACGTTCACTTAAAAGGTTTGTTGAGCATATTCTTTCAACTGTTGTATCTATAAGCTCGTGGCTGGCAGTTTTGTGGGACAGAATATTACACCAAGGTTTTATATTGTAAGAAACTGCCCTTACGTGGAAGATGTTGGGTTCCCTACTAGCATTGCAGTCCACTATTTCTGTGTTAAATGATTTGGAGCTCACATGTTCTCCCAAGAAACTTATTTCCTTAAAATGGCCTTGTAAATGCAGGATACAGCGATGCTTGGTGCTAACATCCATGAAGCTGACGTTGAAGTAGCATAACTGCTTGCTGAAGGAAGAATATCAAGAAATCAAGAACGAACAAGCTTATGATATCTATCCGTCTCGACTTTTAAACACACTAAATGGAtatgttttcttgtttcttctcGTCTCTCAAAGCATGCCCGATTCTGTTCTGAAGAGAATGCATCGTTGATAAAAACGTCGGAATTGGGAAGGACGTCGTTCTTGCAAAAGGTATGGTTCAACAAAATGCTTGTTctaaatgctttgaaatataatttgttactggaaaaaaaaaattaatattttcagtcTCTTCTTAAATCAAAGATGTGATCATTGGATACACCTAGTCACATTTGTTCTGAAATTAAATGGTTAGTGATTCAATCGGTCCTCCCTGGAGTTTTGGGCAACCATGTCAAGAAATTGTTTATCAGGTAGTTTTTGGTAAAAAAGATTACGGTTTTTAGCCGCCCTGCTAGTTTGCAGGGCATCCTAGAGGCTGATGGATCTTGCGAAGGCTTCTGCATTCGATTTGGTGTTCGATCCTTTTGAAGCACTCAATTGTTCAAGATAGAtttgtgaaataatttttttttttattatttcttccaTCATGTTTTTGTCGATTAGGACGGGCATCAAGAGAATAAAAATGACATGTGAACTGATCGATATGAGTAGCAAAGTGGTCTTGATGCAACATGCCTCATGGCAACCGCGACCTTTTGTTTATAGTATGATTGTGCAATTGCAAACAGTGTAAATAAAATTAGACGGGggttgcaaatttatttattagaaccctaaattttaaaacttgtgaCCAACAAAGAGATTAAACTTCTAAATTCTTATCTCCATTGAGCATATGCAACTTTAATTTGTATATCCTATCAGTTTTcatataagttgttttttaaaatatatttttaaaatatatatatatatatatatatatatatatatatatatatcaaaataatttttaacattaatacataaaaaatctaaaaatacataaaaaataattttaaataaaaaaaatcatgcacaaTGTCCCTACATTTTTACTTCTGAGTATAAAGAATCTCTGGAAGAAAAACTCctgttttttttaacccaaacattcctgttgttttttcttattgaatGGCATCACCATGTGGTTTCTAACACGGAGCCTTCTCCCTCCTCTAAACCCCTTGTGATAGACTCGAGTCTCTCGACTCTTAAAAGATTTTAGCTGACATGCGAGAAATCCTTCCTCTCTGTCTTATGCAGAATTCAAACAACAGTATGACAGAAATCACTGGCATGATGGTAAACTAGACCTTTAACATAAATTTTCTATCCCAGAATTGTCAATACTTCtcccagtatttttttttagtgatttgcAGGCATTTTCGCATcagaaaaacgaaaaaaactaaaaagggaTAGAGAGCATGCTGCCAACCAAGTtcataaattcaaatatattgGAACTATAGAAAAAGCTCCTCGCAATTAAACATCAATTCGTTCTCATATCTTTGCAAAACAAACCGCTCTTCTGGCATAATAATACTGGTAACATTGCATTTCTCATCTGAAAAAGGTTTTCTGCCTGTTCTTCCAGCTCGATGTAGATAATCTACAGCAGTTCTTGGCAGATCACAGTTGTATATATGAGTTATTTCTGGAAGATCAACCCCTCTTGCAGCAATGTCCGTTGCAACAAGAAGATAGCCACCTCCTTGTCTCACTTCCTGCATCCAAgaactaaaaacatcaaaacaagaaGATATGGACGTGGACAACAAGGGCATGCCAGAAACGGAACTATAATTAACTGACGTATCTGTtgctattttcaattttattctatgCTGGATAGCAAGTGTCAATGGTTTACTGTGAGAATTTCAAAAGTCCAGGTCAAAGACAATCTTTTGTagaaagtataaattaaaattaaaaaagaaagagtagaAATGGTATTCATCCTTTGGATGGTCATACACAATAGACAAATGATGTTGAATATACtgatacaaattaaaattgttttcttcGTTGCATCTAACACTAGGCACCCATGCCAATTTATGCTGCCCTTTTGACACTGCACTAAAAATAGAAAGTGTAGTGTCAATGTTTCCATCCATTATAGACACAAAAACTAGACAATACTTACAGATAATGAAGCTGCTCGTGAATTGAAATTCATGTCTTCCTCCAGAAGAAGGATTTCTGAACAACCACCATATGAAGTTTTCAGAAAGTCCACTAAATCAATTGTTGGTGGAGCATTCCCAGCCTTTTTTGACTTCTCAGACTGAatgaatagaaattaaaaggtttAATTTACTGCATAAGCCTGTCCTCTTATGGAAAGAAAGATAAAGATCAAATTCACCAAATAGCTTGCTAACAAAAAATCTAACTTTGAAGTCTGCAAATATCCACGAACTCAATAACTTAGCTATATTGACAAATGATCAGCCTAAGAATTAAGACTTCTCTGAGCTGAGTGAAAACATACAATTATGCTTGACAATGATGCATACTATTCTTTTGTGCCACGTATTCAACAGTACAATCATTGAAAGGAATGGCAGAGTAAAGAAATCAGACCATTTGAGATTTATTGTTGACATgactagaaattttttttgtcaactatTATCAGGTAACATGATACTAGTAAAATGCTAAAATTCAAAAGAGAGCTTAAATCTATTCTCAAAATTACACTCAATGTATCAATTTTTGAAATGAACACTTTGAGAAAGATATGTTGCACAAACCTGCTCACCAACAAAAATAATGCCAGACTTGGGTGTGTCAGACTGCAGTAAGGAGAGCAATGTTTGATGCCTTTGCTTTTTACTGCATATCTGTTAAGAAACACAACGTCAGTCCActttaaatcaaaatcattaagaaGAGGGGCAACTACCAATAAAAGGATGTTGCCtgtaacaggaaaaaaaatacggGAACACAGACACAGTGAACACGTACAAACAGCCAATAAACTGGAAAGTGTTATGGAAAAGGcatcatgaaaaatattcttACCACGAATCTATGTTGCAGGCATGTTGGCATGGGCTCAATTGGATTTACATGGACATGAACTACATCTCTCTGCCAATACAGATACATAATGGATATCAGTGGTATCATTTATCAAATTCCAATGAAGacaaccttcttttttttcatgagcGAAAAGCTTTACTTAAAGGAACCAAGTGGGTGCAAAAACATGCATGAACAAGAAGATCTTGTACAACACAGGACATATACAAAGTCTGTAAGAGAAAGGACAACCTTGGTCCACTTCTGCTGTATGCAATCATATAAAAATCGGTTGTGCTGAGGGATAGATGCACTAGCAAAAACTGTCTGACGGCTATTGCATGAAGAATAAGATGTCAAAAGCTTTCGCAGGGAACTGACTTGTTTTGAAGAGTTGAACATGAAATCAACCTAGACAAGCAATGATATAAAAAGTCATTCCTCCAAAACAGTGTATAAAAAGCAGTTATGGAAAGCAATAAGAGCATCTGTGCATCAGTCTCAAAACTCTGTaggaaacaaatcaagaaattcaaaaactgTACCCTAATTCAAGCTACACagatagttaattaaaaaaatttctaagaaGCATCATTAAATATTCTACACACATTCTAAAAGCACCAGACATTGAAAGAGACGAGAATTACCTCATCAATAACCAGCACTTGCATTGATTCAAGTTTAAGCAAGTGCTTCTCAAGCATTTGGCACAAGCTAGCTATTGTTGCCACCACTATTGTAGGAGGCTCAGCCTGAAACACAAATTCTATCCTCTTAATACTGGTGCAAGTAAATAGATACACTCGATATAGAAAAGTGAGAAACTCCTGACTAATAGCAAGATATATCGTAATTCCAAACAAGTGAAAATTGCAACTTTTTGATAATTGTTGGCAAACAGTGCATATCAATGCAAGCAACCACAGTTTCTAAAAGCTATCTGGGAATTCTTACATTGGAAAAATCTAATGAAATACCAATAGCACAGAcagaagaataattttttatagatacTTTACATCCATCAAAGTTGTTTATGCTCTGAACATTTCAGATACTTTTCCATCATCCTGTTTTCAGTTCTAAGAGAATATTGATTGATAGCTAAAATAACAATTTGCATAAATTCATGTAAGCCTACCACACgacaaaaaatcatatcaagagGATGCCGCACCTTTAGCCAACTCTTATGTCTCCTCAACATCCCTCCATCTAGAAGCGCCATGACGGTGCAAGAGTTCTGCTCCACATCATTCTCTGTAGGCGTTGCAGCCAACATCCGAGCAACTTTTGTAACCTAGTTCGTAAACAGACAACCAAACCACCATTAATGAGATGCTCCAAAGCATCCAATTACGATAATGAGCATCAACTTTCAATTTATCACATAAAAGAAGACGCGTTTActtcaaaagggaaaaaatatcaagattatTACTTGTATGCCAAGTTCTCGAGTAGGCACCACGATTAGTGCTTGCACAGCCGATCTTTGAGTATTTATAAcagaaaatatcaataataagtATGCAAGAGTCTTGCCAGAACCTGTCTagtgaataaaaaatgagatcTCGGTTAGAGTTGTAAGGTTTTCTAAGCTATTTTTTACACGTTAAATTGGAAGCAATCAATGAAACagaaatcagtaaaaaaaatagagagaaattaACCTGAGCATGAAGTATGCAGTCGCGGCCGCTAAAAAGAACAGGCAAAGCTTGTTTCTGTACATCCGTTGGCACCGCATATCCAACCTCTTCTACCCTGAAAAATGGAGTGCATAATATAGCTACTcagtaattttttctttctttttttgtttaagaaatcattgaattcaataataatagtaaaatcaatattaaatcaaattgaaatcgcaaagaaattgagaaattaaatgattattggactgAAATTTGCCTGCGCAGCAAGTGCTCGGGCACATGACCTAGGCAAATTTCGCGGAGAGTCAAGGCCTCCCCCTTCTCTTTAGCATCATCAGCTACTTTGGTTAGCGAAGGGGAGTTGAGAATGGCCTTTAATGGACTAAAATTTGATCTTGAATAGAAGAGAGCTGTGTTCGAATACGAAATGTGCGACTGAAGTAGAGAAAAACCGGTTCGGGTGGGTTTCGAATATAAAACAGCGTGTGAAACTTGTGGAAGCAGCTGAGTAGCTGAGATTATGGGAGCCATTATCGGCTCACTCTGGTTCCCTCTCACTGCTTAGCGGCCAAAAAAGAACGATACTAGAGATTCATCCATTTGGGCATTATAGCAGATGGATTTAAATCCTCGGTAATGGCAGGACGCTTGCATACCAGAGAAGCGGGAcccgcttt is part of the Populus alba chromosome 10, ASM523922v2, whole genome shotgun sequence genome and encodes:
- the LOC118046566 gene encoding DEAD-box ATP-dependent RNA helicase 58, chloroplastic isoform X2, which gives rise to MAPIISATQLLPQVSHAVLYSKPTRTGFSLLQSHISYSNTALFYSRSNFSPLKAILNSPSLTKVADDAKEKGEALTLREICLGHVPEHLLRRVEEVGYAVPTDVQKQALPVLFSGRDCILHAQTGSGKTLAYLLLIFSVINTQRSAVQALIVVPTRELGIQVTKVARMLAATPTENDVEQNSCTVMALLDGGMLRRHKSWLKAEPPTIVVATIASLCQMLEKHLLKLESMQVLVIDERDVVHVHVNPIEPMPTCLQHRFVICSKKQRHQTLLSLLQSDTPKSGIIFVGEQSEKSKKAGNAPPTIDLVDFLKTSYGGCSEILLLEEDMNFNSRAASLSEVRQGGGYLLVATDIAARGVDLPEITHIYNCDLPRTAVDYLHRAGRTGRKPFSDEKCNVTSIIMPEERFVLQRYENELMFNCEELFL
- the LOC118046566 gene encoding DEAD-box ATP-dependent RNA helicase 58, chloroplastic isoform X3; translated protein: MLAATPTENDVEQNSCTVMALLDGGMLRRHKSWLKAEPPTIVVATIASLCQMLEKHLLKLESMQVLVIDEVDFMFNSSKQVSSLRKLLTSYSSCNSRQTVFASASIPQHNRFLYDCIQQKWTKRDVVHVHVNPIEPMPTCLQHRFVICSKKQRHQTLLSLLQSDTPKSGIIFVGEQSEKSKKAGNAPPTIDLVDFLKTSYGGCSEILLLEEDMNFNSRAASLSEVRQGGGYLLVATDIAARGVDLPEITHIYNCDLPRTAVDYLHRAGRTGRKPFSDEKCNVTSIIMPEERFVLQRYENELMFNCEELFL
- the LOC118046568 gene encoding peroxisomal adenine nucleotide carrier 1; this encodes MAFDLESLSEATSGAIGALVSTTVSYPLDTCKTKYQAEVRAHHQQKYRNISDVFWEAIASRQVLSLYQGLGTKNLQSFISQFVYFYGYSFFKRLYLEKSRNKTIGTKANLIVAAAAGACTVIVTQPLDTASSKMQTSEFGKSRGLWKTLSEGTWSEAFDGLGISLLLTSNPSIQYTVFDQLKRRLLERQLSKRSSIDSSPEALSAFSAFVLGAVSKCIATCVTYPAIRCKVTLQAAESDESEVEEVQAKTKTISGALYSIWKNEGAAGFFKGLLAQNLKTVLSSALLLMIKEKISKTTWFLMLALKRYLFVTRSRIKSTLSR
- the LOC118046566 gene encoding DEAD-box ATP-dependent RNA helicase 58, chloroplastic isoform X1, with the protein product MAPIISATQLLPQVSHAVLYSKPTRTGFSLLQSHISYSNTALFYSRSNFSPLKAILNSPSLTKVADDAKEKGEALTLREICLGHVPEHLLRRVEEVGYAVPTDVQKQALPVLFSGRDCILHAQTGSGKTLAYLLLIFSVINTQRSAVQALIVVPTRELGIQVTKVARMLAATPTENDVEQNSCTVMALLDGGMLRRHKSWLKAEPPTIVVATIASLCQMLEKHLLKLESMQVLVIDEVDFMFNSSKQVSSLRKLLTSYSSCNSRQTVFASASIPQHNRFLYDCIQQKWTKRDVVHVHVNPIEPMPTCLQHRFVICSKKQRHQTLLSLLQSDTPKSGIIFVGEQSEKSKKAGNAPPTIDLVDFLKTSYGGCSEILLLEEDMNFNSRAASLSEVRQGGGYLLVATDIAARGVDLPEITHIYNCDLPRTAVDYLHRAGRTGRKPFSDEKCNVTSIIMPEERFVLQRYENELMFNCEELFL